From a single Halovulum dunhuangense genomic region:
- a CDS encoding PfkB family carbohydrate kinase produces MIIVGGENLIDFIQDAPDGGHPAYRAVPGGAPFNVAKAIARQDVAMGYLTPFSTDTLGRQLQADLLANPRAQALHTPSDRPTSLAVVSLEQGQARYQFYRERTAERDVTPESLRAALPVAPSAFFVGSLAVTDGPDAEAWAGLFRDLSQAGTFTALDPNIRAAFIHDRAGYLARLETLIATADLIKMSDEDIAWLAPGQDPRAALRAIAGRSRAGLVVLTLGAKGAFGITRSGEIEVPPHPVPKLVDTVGAGDTFMGTLIAQCHHEGWLRRGALDALTPDQARLLMRRAAAAAAINCGRAGCNPPSLSELRAAL; encoded by the coding sequence ATGATCATCGTCGGCGGCGAGAACCTCATCGACTTCATCCAGGACGCCCCCGATGGCGGCCACCCCGCCTATCGCGCGGTGCCCGGCGGCGCGCCCTTCAACGTGGCCAAGGCCATCGCCCGGCAGGACGTGGCCATGGGCTACCTGACCCCGTTTTCCACCGACACGCTGGGCCGCCAGCTTCAGGCGGACCTGCTGGCGAACCCCCGCGCGCAGGCGCTGCACACCCCCTCGGACCGGCCGACCTCGCTGGCGGTCGTCTCGCTCGAACAGGGCCAGGCCCGCTACCAGTTCTACCGCGAACGCACGGCCGAACGGGACGTGACCCCCGAAAGCCTGCGCGCAGCCCTGCCCGTAGCACCCTCCGCCTTCTTCGTGGGCTCCCTCGCCGTCACCGACGGCCCCGACGCCGAGGCCTGGGCCGGGCTTTTCCGCGACCTTTCGCAGGCGGGCACCTTCACCGCGCTCGACCCCAACATCCGCGCGGCCTTCATCCATGACCGCGCGGGCTATCTGGCCCGGCTCGAGACGCTGATCGCCACCGCCGACCTGATCAAGATGTCCGACGAGGATATCGCCTGGCTGGCCCCCGGCCAGGATCCCCGGGCGGCGCTGCGCGCCATCGCCGGGCGCAGCCGCGCCGGGCTGGTCGTTCTGACCCTGGGCGCGAAGGGCGCCTTCGGCATCACCCGCTCGGGCGAGATCGAGGTGCCCCCCCACCCGGTCCCGAAACTGGTCGACACGGTCGGCGCCGGCGACACCTTCATGGGAACGCTGATCGCCCAGTGCCACCACGAGGGCTGGCTCCGCCGCGGCGCGCTCGACGCGCTGACGCCGGACCAGGCCCGCCTGCTGATGCGCCGCGCGGCGGCCGCTGCGGCCATCAACTGCGGCCGCGCCGGCTGCAACCCGCCCAGCCTTTCGGAGCTGCGGGCGGCGCTGTAG
- a CDS encoding YqaA family protein: MFRRIYDMTLRLAEGRYALPALAAVAFVESSVFPIPPHVMMLPMILATPHRAWTIALVTTLASVAGGALGYWIGAVLFESVGQPVLDFYGKGAEFDAFALRFNDFGAWAVLMAGITPFPYKVITIASGATGLDFGVFMASSIVARGFIFFLLAAILWKFGPPVRALVERRFGLMTTLFFVILLGGFALVRWL, translated from the coding sequence ATGTTCCGACGGATCTATGACATGACCTTGCGGCTGGCAGAGGGGCGCTATGCGCTGCCGGCGCTGGCGGCGGTGGCCTTCGTGGAAAGCTCGGTCTTTCCGATCCCGCCCCATGTCATGATGCTGCCGATGATCCTCGCCACCCCTCACCGCGCCTGGACCATCGCGCTGGTCACGACGCTTGCCTCGGTGGCGGGCGGGGCGCTGGGCTACTGGATCGGCGCCGTCCTGTTCGAGTCGGTGGGCCAGCCGGTGCTGGACTTCTACGGCAAGGGCGCAGAGTTCGACGCATTCGCCTTGCGTTTCAACGACTTCGGCGCCTGGGCCGTGCTGATGGCGGGGATCACGCCCTTCCCCTACAAGGTCATCACCATCGCCTCGGGCGCGACCGGGCTCGACTTCGGGGTGTTCATGGCCAGCTCGATCGTGGCGCGCGGCTTCATCTTCTTCCTGCTCGCCGCGATCCTGTGGAAGTTCGGCCCCCCCGTCCGCGCGCTGGTCGAGCGGCGCTTCGGGCTGATGACCACGCTGTTCTTCGTGATCCTGCTGGGCGGCTTCGCCCTGGTGAGGTGGCTGTGA
- a CDS encoding disulfide bond formation protein B produces the protein MLLAAAGSAALMLGALGFQYLGDLAPCKLCYWQRYPHVAAIGAGAVALVAPLVLVALFGALAAATTAGIGVYHVGVEQRWWEGPNTCTSSGTAGLSPSELLDQILAAPVIRCDEIAWDFMGLSMAGWNALISAALAALWLLAAWKAAQASSSASQ, from the coding sequence ATGCTCCTGGCAGCCGCCGGCTCGGCCGCGCTGATGCTGGGCGCGCTGGGCTTCCAGTACCTGGGCGACCTCGCGCCCTGCAAGCTGTGCTACTGGCAGCGCTATCCCCATGTCGCAGCGATCGGCGCGGGCGCCGTCGCCCTGGTCGCGCCCCTCGTGCTGGTGGCGCTTTTCGGCGCGCTGGCCGCGGCCACCACCGCCGGGATCGGCGTCTACCATGTCGGCGTCGAGCAGCGCTGGTGGGAAGGTCCGAACACCTGCACCTCAAGCGGGACCGCGGGCCTCAGCCCGTCGGAGTTGCTGGACCAGATCCTTGCCGCCCCGGTGATCCGCTGCGACGAGATCGCGTGGGATTTCATGGGGCTATCCATGGCGGGCTGGAACGCGCTGATATCGGCCGCCCTTGCCGCGCTGTGGCTGCTGGCCGCCTGGAAGGCGGCTCAGGCGTCCAGTTCCGCATCCCAGTAG
- a CDS encoding HNH endonuclease, with translation MQIAPQPSFIRQPAGARDRPALVLNADYRPLSYMPLSLWPWQEAVKAAFLDRVVVISEYDEVVRSPSMEIRIPSVVVLKDYVRPARHAAFTRFNLFLRDEFACQYCGSRGEMTFDHVLPRARGGRTTWDNVVAACGPCNLHKGSKTLRQAGMRLRKPPQEPSPGELQNIGRKFPPNHLHDSWMDFLYWDAELDA, from the coding sequence ATGCAGATCGCACCTCAACCGAGTTTCATACGTCAGCCGGCAGGCGCGCGGGACCGCCCGGCGCTGGTGCTGAACGCCGATTACCGGCCGCTGTCCTACATGCCGCTGTCGCTCTGGCCCTGGCAGGAGGCGGTGAAGGCGGCCTTTCTCGACCGGGTGGTGGTGATCTCGGAATACGACGAGGTTGTGCGTTCTCCCTCGATGGAGATCCGCATTCCGTCCGTCGTGGTTCTCAAGGATTATGTGCGCCCCGCCCGGCATGCCGCCTTTACCCGGTTCAACCTGTTCCTGCGCGACGAGTTCGCCTGCCAGTATTGCGGCTCGCGCGGAGAGATGACCTTTGACCATGTGCTGCCGCGCGCGCGTGGCGGGCGCACGACCTGGGACAACGTGGTCGCCGCCTGCGGGCCGTGCAACCTGCACAAGGGATCGAAGACGCTGCGCCAGGCGGGCATGCGCCTGCGCAAGCCCCCGCAAGAGCCGAGCCCGGGCGAATTGCAGAATATCGGGCGCAAGTTCCCGCCCAACCACCTGCATGACAGCTGGATGGACTTCCTCTACTGGGATGCGGAACTGGACGCCTGA
- a CDS encoding VOC family protein — MSKDDRKPPAILEAALYAEDLEAAEAFYAGVLGLPVVARQSCRHVFFRVRDGVLLVFRASATEAGDTGPVPGHGARGPGHLCFAASAAELEDWVARLKAAHVPIEADVRWPGGARSIYLRDPAGNSLEFAEPRLWAES, encoded by the coding sequence ATGTCGAAGGATGATCGCAAACCGCCCGCCATCCTGGAGGCGGCGCTCTATGCCGAGGATCTAGAGGCGGCGGAAGCCTTTTATGCCGGGGTGCTGGGGCTTCCGGTCGTGGCGCGCCAGTCGTGTCGGCACGTCTTCTTCCGGGTCCGCGACGGGGTGCTGCTGGTGTTCCGCGCTTCGGCCACGGAAGCCGGGGACACCGGCCCGGTGCCCGGTCACGGCGCGCGCGGGCCGGGGCATCTGTGCTTTGCCGCAAGTGCTGCGGAACTGGAGGACTGGGTCGCCCGGCTCAAGGCGGCGCATGTCCCGATCGAGGCGGACGTGCGCTGGCCCGGGGGCGCGCGGTCGATCTATCTGCGCGATCCGGCGGGCAATTCGCTGGAATTCGCCGAGCCCCGGCTCTGGGCCGAGAGTTAG
- a CDS encoding alpha/beta hydrolase, with translation MSLTGPARNAASGTASSLVVLLHGYGADGADLIGLADPLAPHLPDTEFRAPNAPEPCSVNPMGRQWFPIPWIDGSSEAQARAGMLRAAEALDAWLDALATETGIGPERTVLVGFSQGTMMSLHVAPRRRTPLAGIVGFSGRLLAPEMLASETVSRMPILLVHGDRDDVVPPAAMPEAAEALRCAGFPVATHVSRGTAHGIAPDGLGLALGFIRQRLGIDG, from the coding sequence ATGAGCCTGACCGGACCCGCCCGCAACGCTGCCTCCGGCACGGCCAGTTCGCTGGTCGTTCTTCTGCATGGCTATGGCGCGGACGGCGCCGACCTGATCGGGCTTGCCGATCCGCTGGCCCCCCATCTGCCCGACACCGAATTTCGCGCGCCGAACGCGCCCGAGCCCTGTTCGGTCAACCCGATGGGCCGCCAGTGGTTCCCGATCCCGTGGATCGACGGCTCGTCCGAGGCGCAGGCCCGCGCCGGGATGCTGCGCGCGGCAGAGGCGCTTGACGCCTGGCTCGATGCGCTGGCCACGGAAACCGGCATCGGGCCCGAGCGCACCGTGCTGGTGGGGTTCTCGCAGGGTACCATGATGAGCCTGCATGTCGCCCCCCGCCGCAGGACGCCGCTTGCGGGGATCGTGGGGTTCTCGGGCCGCCTGCTCGCGCCCGAAATGCTCGCATCCGAGACGGTCAGTCGCATGCCCATCCTGCTGGTCCATGGCGACCGCGACGACGTGGTGCCGCCCGCCGCCATGCCCGAGGCGGCCGAGGCGCTGCGCTGCGCGGGTTTCCCCGTGGCAACCCATGTCTCGCGCGGGACCGCCCATGGCATCGCGCCCGACGGGCTGGGGCTGGCGCTGGGCTTCATCCGCCAGCGGCTGGGGATCGACGGCTGA
- a CDS encoding DNA-3-methyladenine glycosylase 2 family protein has protein sequence MPYRLLQSETDMDHGLAALVAADPALAPVAEATGPVRLRRREAGFAALLSAIVSQQVSVASARAIWARLEGAGLTERSAVARAEEDALRACGLSRQKIRYALALAQSGVDFDRLHGMDDAGIVATLTAVPGIGVWTAEIYAMFALGRADIFPAGDLALQEGARLALDLPERPRERALRARAEAWAPWRSVAAKLLWQYYALVKEREGVNSR, from the coding sequence GTGCCGTACCGACTTCTGCAATCCGAGACCGACATGGACCATGGCCTCGCCGCGCTGGTGGCCGCCGATCCGGCGCTTGCCCCGGTGGCCGAGGCGACCGGCCCGGTGCGGCTGCGCCGGCGCGAGGCGGGCTTTGCGGCGCTTCTGTCCGCGATCGTCAGCCAGCAGGTGTCGGTCGCCTCTGCCCGCGCGATCTGGGCCCGACTGGAGGGGGCCGGCCTGACCGAGCGCAGCGCCGTCGCCCGCGCCGAAGAGGACGCCCTGCGCGCCTGTGGCCTGTCGCGCCAGAAGATCCGCTATGCGCTGGCGCTGGCACAGAGCGGCGTCGATTTCGACCGCCTGCACGGGATGGATGACGCCGGGATCGTCGCCACGCTTACCGCCGTGCCCGGCATCGGCGTCTGGACCGCCGAGATCTATGCGATGTTCGCCCTTGGCCGGGCCGACATATTTCCCGCCGGCGACCTTGCGTTGCAGGAAGGGGCGCGGCTGGCGCTGGACCTGCCCGAGCGCCCGCGCGAGCGTGCCCTGCGCGCGCGGGCGGAAGCCTGGGCGCCCTGGCGGTCGGTTGCGGCCAAGCTGCTTTGGCAATACTACGCGCTGGTGAAGGAACGCGAGGGAGTGAACAGCCGATGA
- a CDS encoding MFS transporter yields the protein MTTDSRARRNVIVLVSAQAILGAQMPISFVLGGLSGQMLSPVACFATLPISLIVLTTMFAAPILSEYMQRHGRRAGFVIGAAGGAAGGALGAAGLLLGSFPLFLLASIGTGIYMAAQGFYRFAATDTASDAFRAKAISYVMAGGLLSAVIGPQLVKLSGDWTDPIPFAGGYLAIVGLNLLGVLVFRFLDIPRPPAPAIDAPAGRSRMELLRSPRIAVAMICAMVSYALMNLVMTSTPLAVVGCGFTTDNAADIVSAHVLAMFAPSFFTGHLIARFGVERVIAAGLVLLAAAGLVAIAGVELLNFYAALILLGLGWNFGYIGATAMLSGAHSPEERGRVQGMNDAAVFGMVTIASFASGLLSNCAGTDAVEGWTLVNIAMIPFLTLAGGVLLWFTLRGRAVRSAR from the coding sequence ATGACCACGGATTCCCGCGCCCGCCGCAACGTCATCGTCCTTGTCTCCGCCCAGGCCATCCTGGGCGCGCAGATGCCGATCAGCTTCGTGCTTGGCGGGCTGTCGGGCCAGATGCTGAGCCCGGTCGCCTGTTTCGCCACGCTGCCCATTTCGCTGATCGTGCTGACGACGATGTTCGCGGCCCCCATCCTGTCGGAATACATGCAGCGCCACGGGCGGCGCGCGGGCTTCGTGATCGGGGCGGCGGGCGGTGCCGCGGGCGGCGCGCTGGGGGCGGCGGGGTTGCTGCTGGGCTCGTTCCCGCTGTTCCTGCTGGCCTCGATCGGGACCGGCATCTACATGGCCGCGCAGGGCTTCTACCGCTTCGCCGCAACCGATACCGCAAGCGACGCCTTCCGCGCCAAGGCGATTTCCTATGTCATGGCGGGCGGGCTTCTGTCGGCGGTGATCGGCCCGCAACTGGTCAAGCTGAGCGGCGACTGGACCGACCCGATCCCGTTCGCGGGCGGCTATCTTGCCATCGTGGGCCTGAACCTTTTGGGCGTGCTGGTGTTCCGCTTCCTCGACATCCCCAGGCCCCCCGCGCCGGCCATCGACGCGCCCGCGGGCCGCAGCCGGATGGAGCTGTTGCGCAGCCCCCGGATCGCGGTGGCGATGATCTGCGCCATGGTCAGCTATGCGCTGATGAACCTGGTGATGACCTCGACCCCGCTGGCGGTGGTCGGCTGCGGCTTCACCACCGACAATGCCGCCGACATCGTCTCGGCGCATGTGCTGGCGATGTTCGCGCCGTCCTTCTTCACCGGCCACCTGATCGCGCGTTTCGGTGTCGAACGGGTGATCGCGGCCGGGCTGGTGCTGCTGGCCGCCGCGGGCCTGGTGGCCATCGCGGGGGTGGAGTTGCTGAACTTCTACGCAGCCCTGATCCTGCTCGGGCTGGGCTGGAACTTCGGCTATATCGGCGCGACGGCCATGCTGTCGGGCGCGCACAGCCCCGAGGAACGCGGCCGGGTTCAGGGCATGAACGACGCGGCCGTGTTCGGCATGGTGACCATCGCCTCCTTCGCCTCGGGCCTGCTGTCGAATTGCGCGGGCACCGACGCGGTCGAGGGCTGGACGCTGGTGAACATCGCCATGATCCCGTTCCTGACGCTGGCGGGCGGGGTGCTTCTGTGGTTCACCCTGCGCGGGCGCGCGGTCAGAAGCGCCCGGTAA
- a CDS encoding squalene/phytoene synthase family protein translates to MTGKGPEMRAALDACAARLAGSDPERFAAVMAAPVERRAHLIALYAFNLELARAPWVTSEPMLAEMRVQWWADAVEEIFAGQLPRAHEVVAPLAAAVHETDLPRAPFETLIEARRMDARAEPVADAPDRLWRYLADTGGALMALAAHALGQGALAGLARDYGTIAGAAGYIRALPALEQAGRRALPGSGADAVRELAETALARLDALSRAMPVPRAARPAFIAGGPARAILTAAKADPQAALEGRLALSEFRRRAALLKAGLTGRF, encoded by the coding sequence ATGACCGGAAAGGGGCCCGAGATGCGCGCGGCGCTCGATGCCTGCGCGGCGCGGCTGGCGGGATCGGATCCCGAGCGTTTCGCCGCCGTCATGGCCGCGCCGGTCGAACGCCGGGCGCATCTGATCGCGCTTTACGCCTTCAACCTGGAACTGGCGCGCGCGCCCTGGGTCACGTCCGAGCCGATGCTGGCCGAGATGCGGGTGCAATGGTGGGCCGATGCCGTCGAGGAGATATTTGCGGGTCAACTGCCCCGCGCCCACGAGGTGGTCGCCCCGCTGGCCGCCGCCGTGCACGAGACGGACCTGCCGCGCGCCCCCTTCGAGACGCTGATCGAGGCGCGCCGCATGGACGCGCGGGCCGAGCCGGTCGCGGATGCGCCGGACCGGCTGTGGCGCTATCTTGCGGATACCGGGGGTGCGCTCATGGCCCTTGCCGCCCATGCGCTGGGGCAGGGGGCGCTGGCCGGGCTTGCACGCGATTACGGTACCATCGCGGGGGCCGCGGGCTATATCCGCGCACTGCCCGCGCTGGAACAGGCCGGGCGGCGCGCGCTGCCCGGATCGGGGGCCGACGCCGTGCGCGAACTGGCAGAGACCGCGCTGGCCCGGCTGGATGCGCTTTCCCGCGCCATGCCCGTGCCCCGTGCCGCGCGCCCCGCCTTCATAGCCGGGGGGCCTGCGCGCGCCATTCTCACGGCCGCGAAGGCCGATCCGCAGGCGGCGCTGGAGGGGCGGCTTGCGCTGTCGGAGTTTCGCCGCCGCGCAGCCCTGCTGAAGGCCGGGCTTACCGGGCGCTTCTGA
- a CDS encoding methyltransferase domain-containing protein — MTPEFFLLHSDLPREGPGDAESLRWACALAGVGRDARILDAGAGPGADVAGLLEAAPKGHVTAIEAHAPFAQGIAARHAGDPRVSAVQGDMAAPPGGPFDFVWSAGAVYFLGVEAALRAWAAALAPGGAVAFSEVVWLGADRPPDAAAFWKEYPAMTDTEGVTAAIGRAGYAVLGTRVLGDAAWEGYFQPMEARIAMLRASGASPALEEVLRAHETEIAVWRAHRDAFGYRLFVVRPE; from the coding sequence GTGACCCCCGAATTCTTCCTTCTGCACAGCGATCTGCCGCGCGAGGGGCCGGGCGATGCCGAAAGCCTGCGCTGGGCCTGCGCGCTGGCCGGTGTCGGGCGCGATGCGCGGATCCTGGACGCGGGCGCGGGGCCGGGCGCCGACGTGGCGGGGCTTCTGGAGGCCGCGCCCAAGGGCCATGTCACCGCGATCGAGGCGCATGCCCCCTTTGCCCAGGGGATCGCCGCGCGCCACGCGGGCGATCCGCGGGTCAGCGCGGTGCAGGGCGACATGGCGGCCCCGCCGGGCGGCCCTTTCGATTTCGTCTGGTCCGCGGGCGCCGTCTATTTCCTGGGCGTCGAGGCGGCGCTGAGGGCCTGGGCAGCGGCGCTGGCGCCGGGCGGGGCCGTCGCCTTCAGCGAGGTCGTCTGGCTGGGCGCCGACCGCCCGCCCGATGCGGCCGCTTTCTGGAAGGAATATCCCGCCATGACCGATACCGAGGGCGTGACCGCCGCGATCGGGCGTGCGGGTTACGCCGTACTCGGCACGCGGGTTCTGGGCGATGCCGCCTGGGAGGGCTATTTCCAGCCGATGGAGGCGCGGATCGCCATGCTGCGCGCCAGCGGCGCGTCGCCGGCGCTGGAAGAAGTGCTGCGCGCGCACGAGACGGAAATCGCCGTCTGGCGGGCGCATCGCGACGCCTTTGGCTACCGGCTGTTCGTGGTGCGCCCCGAATGA
- the cimA gene encoding citramalate synthase, translated as MTRERLYLYDTTLRDGQQTQGVDFSFEDKTRIAAALDRLGLDYIEGGWPGANPTDSEFFARAPRTRATFTAFGMTKRAGRSAANDDVLAAVMNANTPAVCLVGKTHDFHVTTALGITLEENLENIAASVAHVVAGGREALFDAEHFFDGYRANPDYALACIRAAYQAGARWVVLCDTNGGALPHDIRKGVKAAVDAGVPGARLGIHTHNDTENAVANSLVAVAAGARQIQGTLNGLGERCGNANLVSLIPTLMLKEPYASQFEIGVTQDGLRSLTKVSRLLDDILNRVPNPAAPYVGASAFTHKAGLHASAIAKDPTTYEHIPPEAVGNARFIPMSNQAGQSNLRERLEAAGITVEKGDPRLALILEDIKAREDRGFAYDTAPASFELVARGHLGLLPRFFDVERYRVTVDRRYNARNERITVSEAVVVVRIGDERLMSVSESRDESGHDQGPVNALSRALAKDLGPYQSSIEDLRLVDFRVRITNGGTDAVTRVIIDSEDGQGRRWSTVGVSANVVDASFQALLDSIVWKLLRDGVEPA; from the coding sequence ATGACCCGCGAACGTCTCTATCTCTACGACACCACCCTGCGCGACGGGCAGCAGACCCAGGGCGTGGACTTCTCGTTCGAGGACAAGACCCGCATCGCGGCGGCCCTCGACCGGCTGGGCCTCGACTACATCGAGGGGGGCTGGCCGGGCGCCAACCCGACCGACAGCGAGTTCTTCGCCCGTGCGCCCCGGACCCGCGCCACCTTTACCGCCTTCGGCATGACCAAGCGCGCCGGGCGCTCGGCCGCGAATGACGACGTGCTGGCGGCGGTGATGAACGCGAACACGCCCGCCGTCTGCCTGGTGGGCAAGACCCATGACTTCCACGTCACCACCGCGCTTGGCATCACGCTTGAGGAAAACCTCGAGAACATCGCCGCATCGGTCGCCCATGTCGTGGCCGGGGGGCGCGAGGCGCTGTTCGACGCGGAGCATTTCTTCGACGGCTACCGCGCCAATCCCGACTACGCGCTGGCCTGTATCCGGGCGGCGTACCAGGCGGGCGCGCGCTGGGTGGTGCTCTGCGATACCAATGGCGGCGCGCTGCCCCATGACATCCGCAAGGGCGTGAAAGCCGCGGTCGACGCGGGCGTGCCGGGGGCGCGCCTTGGCATCCACACCCATAACGACACCGAGAACGCGGTCGCCAACAGCCTGGTCGCCGTCGCGGCCGGCGCGCGGCAGATCCAGGGCACGCTGAACGGGCTGGGGGAACGTTGCGGCAATGCGAACCTCGTCTCGCTGATCCCGACGCTGATGCTGAAGGAGCCCTATGCCAGCCAGTTCGAGATCGGCGTCACGCAGGACGGGCTGCGCAGCCTGACCAAGGTGTCGCGCCTTCTCGACGACATCCTGAACCGGGTGCCGAACCCCGCCGCGCCCTATGTGGGCGCCTCTGCCTTCACCCACAAGGCGGGGCTGCACGCCTCGGCGATCGCGAAGGACCCCACCACCTACGAGCACATCCCCCCCGAGGCGGTCGGCAACGCCCGCTTCATCCCGATGTCGAACCAGGCCGGCCAGTCAAACCTGCGCGAGCGGCTGGAGGCGGCGGGCATCACCGTCGAGAAGGGCGATCCGCGCCTGGCCCTCATCCTCGAGGACATCAAGGCGCGCGAGGATCGCGGCTTTGCCTATGACACCGCGCCCGCCTCGTTCGAACTGGTGGCGCGCGGGCATCTGGGGCTCTTGCCGCGCTTCTTCGATGTCGAGCGCTACCGCGTCACCGTCGACCGGCGCTACAATGCGAGGAACGAGCGGATCACCGTGTCCGAGGCGGTGGTCGTGGTGCGCATCGGCGACGAGCGGCTGATGTCGGTGTCCGAATCTCGCGACGAGAGCGGCCACGACCAGGGCCCGGTCAACGCGCTGAGCCGCGCGCTGGCCAAGGATCTGGGCCCCTACCAGTCCAGCATCGAGGATCTGCGCCTCGTGGATTTCCGTGTCCGCATCACCAATGGCGGGACCGACGCCGTTACCCGCGTCATCATCGACAGCGAGGACGGGCAGGGCCGGCGCTGGTCCACCGTGGGCGTCTCGGCCAACGTGGTCGACGCCTCGTTCCAGGCGCTGCTCGATTCCATCGTCTGGAAGCTGCTGCGCGACGGGGTGGAACCGGCGTGA
- the cysS gene encoding cysteine--tRNA ligase — protein sequence MTQIQLTNTATRRKEPFEPIDSRNVRLYVCGPTVYDRAHLGNARPVVVFDVLYRLLRHVYGEDHVRYVRNFTDVDDKINARAAATGRPIRGITDETIAWYLQDMDALGALRPTDMPRATDYIPQMIAMIERLIGRGMAYEAHGHVLFEVAKYAEYGRLSGRSTEDMIAGARVEVAPWKRDPMDFVLWKPSDAATPGWDSPWGRGRPGWHIECSAMSEALLGTDFDIHGGGIDLQFPHHENEIAQSRCACDGCGFARVWLHNEMLQVEGRKMSKSLGNFFTVRDLLDQGIPGEVIRFVFLMTHYRSPMDWTAEKARQAEATLRKWRGLTAGIEPAASPASSVLEALADDLNTPAALAALHRLATEDAAALKASAVLLGLLADDEGAWAEASDDAAALIEELLGARRTARAARDFARADAIRDAFAAAGVEIKDTPEGTSWSLLPGFDPSRLEALK from the coding sequence ATGACCCAGATCCAGCTGACCAACACAGCCACCCGCCGCAAGGAGCCCTTCGAGCCGATCGACTCGAGGAATGTCCGCCTCTATGTCTGCGGGCCGACGGTCTATGACCGGGCGCATCTGGGCAATGCCCGCCCCGTGGTGGTCTTCGACGTGCTCTACCGCCTGCTGCGCCATGTCTACGGCGAGGACCATGTGCGCTACGTCCGGAACTTCACCGACGTGGACGACAAGATCAACGCCCGCGCCGCCGCGACGGGGCGCCCGATCCGCGGCATCACCGACGAGACCATCGCCTGGTATCTTCAGGACATGGACGCGCTGGGCGCCCTGCGGCCCACCGACATGCCGCGCGCGACCGACTACATCCCGCAGATGATCGCCATGATCGAACGTCTGATCGGCCGCGGCATGGCCTACGAGGCGCATGGCCATGTGCTGTTCGAGGTGGCGAAATACGCCGAATACGGCCGCCTCTCGGGCCGCTCGACCGAGGACATGATCGCCGGTGCAAGGGTAGAGGTCGCGCCCTGGAAGCGCGATCCGATGGATTTCGTGCTCTGGAAACCCTCGGATGCGGCGACGCCCGGCTGGGACAGCCCCTGGGGCCGCGGCCGCCCCGGCTGGCACATCGAATGCTCGGCCATGTCCGAGGCGCTGCTGGGCACGGATTTCGACATCCATGGCGGCGGCATCGACCTGCAATTCCCCCACCACGAGAACGAGATCGCCCAGTCCAGATGCGCCTGCGACGGCTGCGGCTTCGCCCGCGTCTGGCTGCACAACGAGATGCTTCAGGTAGAGGGCAGGAAGATGTCCAAGTCCCTGGGCAACTTCTTCACCGTGCGCGATCTGCTGGACCAGGGCATCCCCGGCGAGGTGATCCGCTTCGTCTTCCTGATGACGCATTACCGCAGCCCGATGGACTGGACAGCGGAAAAGGCGCGCCAGGCCGAGGCGACGCTGCGCAAGTGGCGCGGGCTGACGGCGGGCATCGAACCCGCCGCCAGCCCGGCCTCGAGCGTGCTCGAGGCGCTCGCCGACGATCTGAACACGCCCGCGGCCCTTGCCGCCCTTCACCGCCTCGCCACGGAGGATGCCGCGGCCCTCAAGGCGTCGGCCGTCCTTCTTGGCCTGCTCGCGGATGACGAGGGCGCTTGGGCCGAGGCGTCCGACGATGCCGCCGCCCTGATCGAGGAACTTCTCGGGGCCCGCCGCACCGCCCGCGCTGCTCGCGATTTCGCTCGCGCAGACGCGATCCGCGACGCCTTCGCCGCCGCCGGCGTCGAGATCAAGGACACGCCCGAAGGCACCAGCTGGAGCCTTCTTCCCGGCTTCGACCCCTCCCGCCTCGAGGCCCTGAAATGA
- a CDS encoding outer membrane protein, giving the protein MKRILILTASTIGLAAPAMAGNLAPAPADTPVMAPAPVAAPAPMGSDWTGFYAGGNLGYGFGEATPGGDLDGVIGGLQAGYNYDLGNFVLGAEADLSLADLQVEGSADQIDTIARLKGRAGYDAGRTLFYLTGGAAYADGDVGGASASDWGWVAGAGMDIMLTDRWVGGVEYLYHKFDDFDGSGADIEANTIAARVNYRF; this is encoded by the coding sequence ATGAAACGCATTCTCATCCTGACCGCATCGACGATCGGCCTTGCGGCCCCGGCAATGGCCGGCAATCTCGCCCCGGCTCCGGCCGACACGCCCGTGATGGCGCCCGCCCCGGTGGCGGCCCCGGCGCCGATGGGCAGCGACTGGACCGGCTTCTATGCCGGTGGCAACCTCGGCTACGGCTTCGGCGAGGCGACGCCCGGCGGCGATCTCGATGGCGTGATCGGCGGGCTTCAGGCCGGCTACAACTACGACCTGGGCAATTTCGTCCTGGGGGCCGAGGCAGACCTGAGCCTGGCCGATCTCCAGGTCGAGGGCAGCGCCGACCAGATCGACACCATCGCCCGCCTGAAGGGCCGCGCGGGCTATGACGCGGGCCGGACGCTGTTCTACCTCACGGGCGGCGCGGCCTATGCCGATGGCGATGTCGGCGGGGCCAGCGCCAGCGACTGGGGCTGGGTGGCCGGCGCCGGCATGGACATCATGCTGACCGATCGCTGGGTCGGCGGCGTCGAGTATCTCTACCACAAGTTCGACGATTTCGACGGCTCGGGCGCGGATATCGAGGCGAACACCATCGCCGCCCGCGTGAACTACCGCTTCTGA